Proteins from a genomic interval of Candidatus Woesearchaeota archaeon:
- a CDS encoding GNAT family N-acetyltransferase, producing the protein MIIKAKQFILRYPKLSDAKRNFEVQQDKETAMNFRSHPETLKQAIEEIESAIKENRKKNKTSENFAIEVDGEFAGSISIHHIVPNHKCAITYNLDKKYRGRGIVSEAVKLITNYAFKKYKLVRIEAGLRAYNIASKKVLEKNGFELEGIRKKCTKKDGRYYDDLSYAKVK; encoded by the coding sequence ATGATTATTAAAGCGAAACAATTTATTTTAAGATATCCTAAATTATCAGATGCAAAACGTAATTTTGAAGTTCAACAAGATAAAGAAACTGCTATGAATTTTAGAAGTCATCCTGAAACTTTAAAACAAGCAATAGAGGAAATTGAGTCTGCAATAAAAGAAAATAGAAAGAAAAATAAAACCTCGGAAAATTTTGCCATAGAAGTGGATGGAGAATTTGCAGGATCTATATCGATTCATCACATTGTTCCTAATCATAAATGTGCTATTACTTATAATCTCGATAAGAAATATCGAGGTAGAGGTATTGTTTCTGAAGCGGTTAAATTGATTACTAATTACGCGTTTAAAAAGTATAAATTAGTAAGAATAGAAGCAGGTTTAAGAGCATATAATATTGCTTCAAAAAAAGTATTGGAAAAAAACGGTTTTGAATTAGAAGGAATTAGAAAAAAGTGCACCAAAAAGGATGGCAGATATTATGATGATTTATCTTATGCCAAAGTTAAATAA